A DNA window from Ostrea edulis chromosome 5, xbOstEdul1.1, whole genome shotgun sequence contains the following coding sequences:
- the LOC125650749 gene encoding uncharacterized protein LOC125650749 gives MTALSMGAFGAYKQAYSKYLQEREAAIARNQPTETVWVTKRYIPTDLRSTAPVPRHKLLAPKDLPPAEQHWIPVTEPPLKKFDRGPGNSIFKSHPSTRCEEYSTLRQMLPSRGHLIGYRPQNWGTGNELPVVYDYQTPKRFPIINSPMGRYVDEMHTTNKLFKLH, from the exons ATGACGGCCCTTAGTATGGGCGCTTTTGGCGCCTACAAACAGGCTTATAGCAAGTATCTTCAGGAAAGAGAGGCAGCAATCGCAAGAAATCAACCTACAGAAACTGTCTGGGTCACGAAACGCTACATCCCGACCGACCTGAGGTCCACAGCGCCCGTTCCACGTCACAAGCTTCTGGCGCCAAAAGACCTGCCACCCGCGGAGCAACATTGGATCCCCGTCACAGAACCACCCCTGAAAAAATTTGATCGCGGCCCCGGGAATTCTATATTCAAGTCCCATCCTAGCACAAGGTGTGAGGAGTATTCTACTCTCCGGCAAATGCTGCCCTCCCGGGGACATTTGATCGGATACAGGCCACAGAACTGGGGCACAGGAAACGAACTACCAGTGGTGTATGATTACCAAACCCCCAAAAGATTCCCCATCATCAACAGCCCCATGGGAAG GTATGTCGACGAGATGCACACCACCAACAAGCTATTCAAGCTGCACTAA